The genomic DNA CATTTAAAAAATTTTTCATTTGCCCTCCTTTTATCAGTTTTTTACTTTAATATTATATCTGTATATTTTATCACTTTTTCACAATATATACATCTATATTTTCTTCCGTGACTGTCACTTTCATTTAAAAATTTTATTTCTACCTTCTCGCTGTTCGTTATGCATCTGCTGTTATTGCACTTTACTATCCCGTTTATTTCCTTAGGCTCGGGTACTTCCTTTTTTTCTTTTACCTTGAAGTCTTCTATTATATTTATTGTAGCTCCCGGAGCTATAAGAGATATTTTCTCCAGCTCTTCTTTTGTAAGAGTTCTGCATGCTACCTTTACTATCCCTTTTTTCCCCAGTGAATTGCTTGTAAGATTAAATGCCACCGTCACAGTTTCCCTGAAATTTTTCAAATCCAGTATTTCTACTACTTTCAAAGCAGTATCTGTAGGAAGATGATCTATTACAGTTCCGTTTTTTATTGCAGATATTTGTAATTCCATATTTTCACTACCCTTCTATCTTTTCTTTTATTCCCAGTGCTGTCAGCATCATTGCCTGTCTTACGGGAACTCCGTTTTTTGCCTGCTTAAAATAAAGCGCATGTTTTGTATCGTCCAGATCTGTATTTATCTCGTCTACTCTTGGAAGCGGATGTAATATTATCATATCATCCTTACACTTCCCTATTATATTCTCTTTTGAGATAACATATATTCCTTTTACTTTTTCATACTCTTCCTCGTCGGGAAATCTTTCTCTCTGAACCCTTGTCATATAAAATACATCTATGTCTGCAAGACATTCCCTGAAATCTTCAAGTACTTCATATTCTATTCCCAGTTCTTCCAGATCATCCAGTATATATTCGGGTATTCTCAGTATTTCAGGTGCTATAAAGTATATTTTCGGATTAAAATGACTTATGGCCTTTACCAGTGAATGTACTGTTCTTCCATATTTCAGATCTCCTACAAAAGCTATTTTCATGTTATCCAAAGTCTTTTTTTCTTTAAGAATCGTATACAGGTCAAGTAAAGTCTGGCTTGGATGCTGATTAACGCCGTCTCCCGCATTCAGTACAGGCACCTTTGAAGCTTCTGCCGCTACTCTTGCAGAACCGTCAAGAGGATGTCTTATTACTATTAAGTCTGAGTATGACTCTGCCATTTTTATCGTATCTGACAATGTTTCACCTTTTTTTACCGATGTCCCGTCCGGCGAGTCAAATCCCAGTACCTGAGCCCCGAGTCTTTGTGCTGCTGACTGAAATGACAGTCTTGTTCTTGTACTTGGTTCGAAAAATAAAGTCGATATAATTTTGCCTTTTAACAGCTCCCCCTTATTCTCATCGTTTTCCACTTCTTCAGATATTTTCAAAATGTGAAGTATCTCCTCTTTACTAAAATCCCTCATAGATATAATATCTTTTCTAGACTTTTTCAAAACATGTCCTCCTTATATTTTAGAATTAGTGTATATTTCCATTTTATTACTGCTGTCATAATTACTATTTTTGACTGTTCATTTCATAAATTTCTGTTTCTTTTTTATGCAGTCCTTTTTCCAGTATCCCTAATACTGCATTTAGAGTGTCCAGTGATGTAAGTACCTCTATCCCGTATTCCACAGCAGTTCTTCTTATTTTAAAACCGTCTCTTTGTGAATCATTTGCTTTGGTAGGTGTATTTATCAATATGTCTATTTCTCTGTTTTTCAGCTTATCAAGTATGTTAGGCGAGTCTCCGCTGATTTTATTTATTACCTCGGATTCTATGCCGTGTTCTTTTAAAAATTTATATGTTCCTTCTGTCGCAGACAGCTTATAATTTTGCTTGGCAAGCTTTTTTGCAAGCGGCAGAAATTCAGCCTTATCATTGTCATTCAGAGTAACAAGGGCTTTTTTCCCGCTTTCCGGATATTTTTTATCTGCAGCAAGAAGTCCTTTGTAGACAGCTTCCTCGTATGTCTTCCCTACACCCAGTACTTCACCGGTAGACTTCATCTCCGGTCCCAGTGATATTTCAATTCCTTCTATCTTTTCAGTGGAAAATACAGGTACTTTTACTGCTATCAGTTTAGGCTCCTTATACACTCCAGTTCCATATCCCATATCCTTCAGCTTTTCTCCCAGAGCTGCTCTTGTTGCCAGTTCAATTACCGGAATACCTGTTATTTTAGATACATATGGAACAGTTCTTGATGATCTTGGATTTACCTCGATTATATAAAGCTCCTCTTTGTATGCAATAAATTGTATATTTATCATCCCGAGAATTTCCAGCTCTCTGGCAAGTACTTTTGTTATTTCCTCTACTTTTTTCTTTATATCCTCACTTACGTTCTGAGTAGGACACACAGTTATGGAATCTCCCGAGTGGACACCAGCTCTCTCAAGATGTTCCATAATGCTCGGAATCAATATGTCCTCACCGTCACATATAGCGTCTACTTCTATCTCCGCCCCGTTTAGATACTTATCTATAAGAACGGGATTTTCACTGTCTCTGTAAAATGCAGATTCCAGATATTTTCTCAGGTTGCATTCGTCATAGCATATTTCCATTCCCTGTCCGCCGAGTACATAAGACGGTCTTACCAGAACGGGATATTCTATAGCTTCTGCTGTCTTCACGCCCTCTTCTGCCGTCCATACTGCCTTGCCCTCCGGTTTTTTTATTTTCAATCTGTCAGTAAGTTTATCAAACTTTTCTCTGTCCTCTGCCTCATCTATTTTTTCAAAAGATGTCCCTATTATTTTTATTCCTTTTTTTGTGAGTTCTCCTGCGAGCTTTATTGCAGTCTGACCGCCAAACTGAAGTATAACTCCTTCCGGCTTTTCTTTTTCCACTATTTCCAAAACATCCTCAGCTGTAAGCGGCTCAAAATAAAGCTTATCAGCTGTGGAAAAATCTGTTGATACAGTTTCCGGATTATTATTAATTATAATTGATTCTATTCCCATTTTTTTCAGTGCTGCTATATTATGAACAGTACAATAGTCAAACTCTATACCCTGTCCTATCCGTATAGGCCCTGACCCTATTACTATTATCTTCCTTCTGTCACTTACCACCACTTCGTCATATTTGTCATAAGTAGAATAATAATATGGGGAAACCGCCTCAAATTCTGCTGCACATGTATCTACCATTTTATATACCGGTTTTATACCGTATTCTTTTCTTTTCAGTCTTATATCTTCTGTGCTTATTCCCATAAGCTCCGCTATTCCCTTATCGGAAAAACCTTTTCTCTTTAATTTTTTCAGATATTCCATATTCAGATCGTTAAATGTCATATCCTTTAGCTGTTCTTCCTGTTTTACTATCCATTCTATCTTCTCTATAAAGAAAATATCTATTCCTGTAAGTCTGGCAAGCTGTCTTTTTACATAACCTCTTCTCAGCATTTCTGCAAGATCAAATATTCTCTCATCATCTGGCTTTTGTATTCTTTCTTTCAGTTCTTCAAGACTTCTTTTCGCCGATGCCGGATGCATCAGATTATCACGGTTTATTTCCAGTGATCTTATCCCTTTCAGAAAGGCACTTTCAAAATTATTTCCTATAGCCATTATTTCTCCAGTGGCCATCATCTTCGTTCCAAGCTTTCTGTCTACCTTCTGAAATTTATCAAAAGGCCACTTTGGTATTTTTACTACCACATAGTCTATAGCAGGCTCATGGCATGCAAATGTCTCCCCAGTCACTTCATTTTTCACCTCATCCAGCGTATATCCCAGCGAAAGCTTTGCCGCTACCCTTGCTATGGGATAGCCTGTTGCTTTGGAAGCAAGCGCTGATGATCTTGAAACCCTCGGGTTTATTTCTATTATGGCATATTCAAATGACAGGGGATTCAGTGCAAACTGAACATTACATCCTCCCACTATCCCTATTTCATTTATTATTTTTATCGATGATGTACGCAGCATCTGATATTCTTTGTCCGAAAGTGTCTGTGACGGTGCTGTTACTATCGAATCTCCTGTATGTATCCCTACAGGATCGATATTTTCCATGTTGCAGACAGTTATACAGTTCCCGTCTTTATCCCGTATTACTTCGTATTCTATCTCTTTCCATCCAAGTATTGATTTCTCTACAAGAACCTGTCCCACTCTTGATAATTGCAATCCTTTCAAAAGTATATCCTTCAGTTCTTCAGGACTTCCGGCTATACCGCCTCCGCTTCCCCC from Sebaldella termitidis ATCC 33386 includes the following:
- the pyrI gene encoding aspartate carbamoyltransferase regulatory subunit codes for the protein MELQISAIKNGTVIDHLPTDTALKVVEILDLKNFRETVTVAFNLTSNSLGKKGIVKVACRTLTKEELEKISLIAPGATINIIEDFKVKEKKEVPEPKEINGIVKCNNSRCITNSEKVEIKFLNESDSHGRKYRCIYCEKVIKYTDIILK
- the pyrB gene encoding aspartate carbamoyltransferase encodes the protein MKKSRKDIISMRDFSKEEILHILKISEEVENDENKGELLKGKIISTLFFEPSTRTRLSFQSAAQRLGAQVLGFDSPDGTSVKKGETLSDTIKMAESYSDLIVIRHPLDGSARVAAEASKVPVLNAGDGVNQHPSQTLLDLYTILKEKKTLDNMKIAFVGDLKYGRTVHSLVKAISHFNPKIYFIAPEILRIPEYILDDLEELGIEYEVLEDFRECLADIDVFYMTRVQRERFPDEEEYEKVKGIYVISKENIIGKCKDDMIILHPLPRVDEINTDLDDTKHALYFKQAKNGVPVRQAMMLTALGIKEKIEG
- the carB gene encoding carbamoyl-phosphate synthase large subunit, encoding MKNDSIKKVLVIGSGPIVIGQAAEFDYSGTQACEALREEGIEVVLINSNPATIMTDSKTADKIYIEPMNIQTIEKIIAREKPDSLLPGMGGQTALNLAVELKDAGILEKYNVNIIGTSIESIKKGEDRELFRESMMKIGEPVIDSSIVTNLEDGQDFAAKIGYPVVVRPAYTLGGSGGGIAGSPEELKDILLKGLQLSRVGQVLVEKSILGWKEIEYEVIRDKDGNCITVCNMENIDPVGIHTGDSIVTAPSQTLSDKEYQMLRTSSIKIINEIGIVGGCNVQFALNPLSFEYAIIEINPRVSRSSALASKATGYPIARVAAKLSLGYTLDEVKNEVTGETFACHEPAIDYVVVKIPKWPFDKFQKVDRKLGTKMMATGEIMAIGNNFESAFLKGIRSLEINRDNLMHPASAKRSLEELKERIQKPDDERIFDLAEMLRRGYVKRQLARLTGIDIFFIEKIEWIVKQEEQLKDMTFNDLNMEYLKKLKRKGFSDKGIAELMGISTEDIRLKRKEYGIKPVYKMVDTCAAEFEAVSPYYYSTYDKYDEVVVSDRRKIIVIGSGPIRIGQGIEFDYCTVHNIAALKKMGIESIIINNNPETVSTDFSTADKLYFEPLTAEDVLEIVEKEKPEGVILQFGGQTAIKLAGELTKKGIKIIGTSFEKIDEAEDREKFDKLTDRLKIKKPEGKAVWTAEEGVKTAEAIEYPVLVRPSYVLGGQGMEICYDECNLRKYLESAFYRDSENPVLIDKYLNGAEIEVDAICDGEDILIPSIMEHLERAGVHSGDSITVCPTQNVSEDIKKKVEEITKVLARELEILGMINIQFIAYKEELYIIEVNPRSSRTVPYVSKITGIPVIELATRAALGEKLKDMGYGTGVYKEPKLIAVKVPVFSTEKIEGIEISLGPEMKSTGEVLGVGKTYEEAVYKGLLAADKKYPESGKKALVTLNDNDKAEFLPLAKKLAKQNYKLSATEGTYKFLKEHGIESEVINKISGDSPNILDKLKNREIDILINTPTKANDSQRDGFKIRRTAVEYGIEVLTSLDTLNAVLGILEKGLHKKETEIYEMNSQK